Proteins encoded in a region of the Acipenser ruthenus chromosome 43, fAciRut3.2 maternal haplotype, whole genome shotgun sequence genome:
- the LOC131709449 gene encoding macrophage mannose receptor 1-like, protein MEKRGFLILLLAGFCVPAYNQIRKHVFVETETSWSEAQSYCREKHTDLATVRSQEEAKQLLNITGASLWGSWIGLYRDDTQNWQWSNSDDVIYSNWRADLFCASVNSDGKWIDLPCNLQKAFMCYKETSNITERYTLIEELKTWTEAQQYCREHHTDLVSIKNASENEELVKKAQGKPFWIGLFNEPWKWSHQGDSYTFHTWTYWEPNNWGGNQNCVMMRQTGEWIDYSCNFQLPFFCCDGGSSGQCFYEGTGKTWQEAQSYCRNQGRDLPTIQDQARVNKLIGLIPSTSNSGHWIGLYHDKENWQWSSGGDVIYSNWEPYLFCASVNAEGEWEDSFCSKGNYFMCYSETSNITERYTLIEELKTWTEAQQYCREHHTDLVSIKNASENEEIVKKAQGKPFWIGLFNEPWKWTHQGDNYTFHTWSKGEPDNLGGDENCVMMSKTGGWTDTGCNSQKSFFCCEDSDPTSPPSTPVSQEGESSSRPSTPVSQDSDPTSPPPTPVSQEGESSSPPSTPVSQDKMAIARVKLNVPKGVNLEDPKVSEAILEQIREHLSKNFPMDGVNLRWRKQDGEIFHKEEEEEEEEEEEEEEKEKYFMP, encoded by the exons ATGGAGAAGAGGGGGTTCCTCATCCTTCTGCTGGCAG ggtTTTGTGTGCCTGCGTACAACCAGATCAGAAAACACGTGTTTGTGGAAACTGAGACGAGCTGgtctgaagctcagagctactgtagagagaagcacacagacctggccactgtgcgcagccaggaaGAAGCAAAGCAGCTCTTAAATATTACAGGAGCTTCTCTCTGGGGttcctggatcgggctgtatcgtgatgacacacagaactggcagtggtctaacagcgatgatgtcatctactccaactggagggcagacctcttctgtgcttcagtcaattcagacgGAAAGTGGATTGATTTACCCTGCAACCTTCAGAAAGCCTTCATGTGCTACAAAG agaccagcaacatcactgagagatacaccctgattgaagaactgaaaacctggactgaagctcagcagtactgtagggaacaccacaccgacctcgtcagtataaagaacgccagtgaaaatgaagaactagtgaagaaagcgcagggcaagcccttctggataggcctgttcaatgagccctggaagtggtcacaccagggggatagctACACATTTCACACCTGGACCTATTGGGAACCAAATAATTGGGGAGGCAATCAGAACTGTGTGATGATGAGACAGACTGGTGAATGGATTGACTATAGCTGCAACTTTCAGTTGCCCTTCTTCTGCTGTGAtg gcggcTCCTCTGGTCAATGTTTCTATGAAGGAACTGGGAAGACATGGcaggaagctcagagctactgcagaaaccaaggcAGAGACCTGCCCACCATTCAAGACCAGGCCAGGGTTAATAAGCTTATAGGTCTTATACCTTCAACTAGTAACTCGGGTcactggatcgggctgtatcatgACAaggagaactggcagtggtccagtggaggtgatgtcatctactccaactgggaaccttacctcttctgtgcttcagtcaatgcggagggagagtgggaggattcaTTCTGCAGTAAGGGAAACTATTTCATGTGCTACAGCg agaccagcaacatcactgagagatacaccctgattgaagaactgaaaacctggactgaagctcagcagtactgtagagaacaccacaccgacctcgtcagtataaagaacgccagtgaaaatgaagaaatagtaaagaaagcgcagggcaagcccttctggataggcctgttcaatgagccctggaagtggacacaccagggggataactacacatttcacaccTGGAGCAAAGGGGAACCAGACAACTTGGGAGGGGATGAGAACTGTGTGATGATGAGTAAGACTGGTGGATGgactgacactggctgcaactctcagaagtccttcttctgctgtgagg attcagaccccacaagccccccttccactccggtctctcaag AAGGAGAATCCTCGAGCcgcccttccactccggtctctcaag attcagaccccacaagcccccctcccactccggtctctcaag aaggagaatcctcgagccccccttccactcctgtctctcaag atAAGATGGCAATAGCAAGGGTCAAACTAAACGTACCCAAAGGAGTGAATCTTGAGGACCCCAAAGTGAGCGAAGCCATTTTAGAGCAG ATTCGGGAGCATCTCTCCAAGAACTTTCCAATGGACGGTGTTAATCTGCGCTGGAGAAAACAAGATGGGGAGATATTCcacaaggaggaagaggaggaggaggaggaggaggaggaggaggaggagaaggagaagtacTTCATGCCGTGA